One Rhinoraja longicauda isolate Sanriku21f chromosome 21, sRhiLon1.1, whole genome shotgun sequence genomic region harbors:
- the tmem130 gene encoding transmembrane protein 130, with protein MANESLLLLLMNAAAIAAAESAQYFLFASNNGPITTGARGSVEARLVPGAGMETAFLAPDSLSFHWEVQRPLSVVRRWRGEMSSSLMVRSPVPGVYRLRAWVRREGCLRCLPLAHTATTLHVTDSVIGNLSLTQLNRSVTSSNTGYELATNAPTKISFILYDPSRYLSTSCFRFRWHFGDGERRITNDSYAFHIYPRAGIYQAHVEVSVYLRHSQRKSGTFGATLNLLDAINTIEVKNADNEHPKDIMDFHLHVNGSPPLTICWSVSPNCIRAVGHACHTVLLERSQDCHVRCPMSDAEPYTLNVRAENGVSSLQTCYKIKPWHKGIHPVWFIIPGVTLFTIVLLIILSPTVRNSRSQKDLVEVADFDFSPSGVKSSRWGPREVFPLCCGPSQSLARQSHSRTTMEGHSLLRCSAPPPLDYRTWGHLDPADPGSNPTNGSVAQR; from the exons ATGGCTAACGAAAGTCTCCTTCTCCTGCTCATGAACGCAGCGGCGATAGCAG CAGCAGAGTCCGCCCAGTATTTCCTGTTTGCCAGCAACAACGGTCCCATCACCACAGGTGCCCGGGGATCAGTGGAGGCCAGGCTGGTGCCCGGAGCTGGGATGGAGACGGCTTTCCTCGCCCCAGACTCTCTCTCCTTCCACTGGGAGGTGCAGAGGCCGCTGTCCGTGGTGAGACggtggaggggagagatgagCAGTTCCCTCATGGTCCGCAGCCCTGTGCCGGGGGTGTACAGACTCCGCgcctgggtgaggagagagggctgCCTGAGATGCCTACCCCTGGCACACACTGCCACCACCCTGCATGTAACAG ACTCTGTAATAGGAAACTTGTCACTGACGCAACTGAATAGGAGTGTCACTTCCTCGAACACTGGGTATGAACTGGCCACAAATGCCCCGACCAAAATCTCATTCATCCTCTACGACCCCAGCAGATACCTCAGCACCTCTTGCTTCCGCTTCCGCTGGCACTTTGGAGACGG GGAGAGGAGAATCACGAATGATTCTTACGCATTCCACATCTACCCGAGGGCAGGGATATACCAGGCTCACGTTGAAGTCTCCGTATACCTCAGGCATTCCCAGCGGAAGAGTGGGACTTTTGGAGCCACGCTGAACCTTCTTG ATGCGATCAACACCATCGAGGTGAAGAATGCAGACAACGAGCATCCAAAAGACATCATGGATTTCCACCTGCACGTCAACGGCAG CCCACCGCTGACCATCTGCTGGTCAGTCTCTCCGAACTGTATCCGTGCAGTTGGTCACGCGTGTCACACGGTGCTTCTGGAGAGGTCGCAGGACTGTCACGTGAGATGCCCCATGAGCGACGCCGAACCCTACACCCTCAACGTACGGGCTGAGAACGGGGTGAGCTCCCTGCAGACCTGCTACAAGATAAAGCCGTGGCATAAGG GCATTCACCCGGTGTGGTTCATCATCCCTGGTGTTACCCTGTTCACCATCGTCCTCCTCATCATCTTGTCGCCCACCGTGAGGAACAGCAGATCCCAGAAGGACTTGGTCGAG GTGGCGGATTTTGATTTCTCCCCATCCGGGGTGAAGTCGTCACGGTGGGGACCAAGGGAAGTCTTTCCCTTGTGCTGCGGCCCCAGCCAGTCCCTGGCTCGTCAGTCCCACAGTCGCACCACCATGGAAGGGCACTCTCTCCTGCGCTGCAGCGCCCCCCCGCCCCTGGACTACCGCACCTGGGGACACCTGGACCCCGCCGACCCCGGCTCCAATCCCACCAacggctcagtggcgcagcggtag